A region from the Chrysoperla carnea chromosome 4, inChrCarn1.1, whole genome shotgun sequence genome encodes:
- the LOC123298663 gene encoding sodium channel protein Nach-like, whose translation MKLRTKRKSIFTRIFLVLRDYCLNSSFHGLKFLAEKDRHWIERLYWIICIALSWYACGKLMQASYEAYKNDPISFGAETNYIHWDTKFPTIAVCETKNEDRIADFTDNLYGEVHDYNLDEVIKEIVWFTGSSYYTIQLCTGETPHPDCPKSNFTFYVDQIMSKCTDVFETCRWNDDEFECCDYFLKIDTELGACYAINTIQSRTSNPKKYPLISNRIQGPGTLKIEIKTRANIFMLNEEEVPTLSTLQMAYFEILPNEHIRRYIAVQEIENEKAVKDVAIENRKCRYTDENYLDVYEYYSYSACLVQCRKDAHFKTCNCTHHLMPNTDTSKQCNISGIECLNNNFNHLTVVKAHWSKRAGLVCDCLPSCTETELYVVKDEKFSSNENSVVEFSLAKLPTERYKRRVVRGRLDLVVSMGGTAALFVGASILSFIELIYYITIRLIEFKGKRY comes from the exons ATGAAATTAAGGACTAAACGAAAATCAATCTTTAcaagaatatttttagttttacgtGATTATTGTCTAAATTCATCATTTCATGGCTtgaaatttttagctgaaaaagaTCGTCATTGGATTGAAAG attatACTGGATAATATGTATAGCATTATCATGGTACGCTTGTGGAAAATTAATGCAAGCCTCTTATGAAGCATATAAAAACGACCCTATTAGCTTTGGAGCTGaaacaaattatattcattGGGATACTAAATTCCCTACAATTGCTGTATGTGAAACTAAAAATGAAGATCGTATTGCGGATTTTACTGACAA tttaTACGGTGAAGTTCATGATTACAATTTGGATGAAGTTATTAAAGAAATTGTATGGTTCACAGGATCATCATATTATACAATACAACTATGTACAGGGGAAACCCCCCATCCAGATTGTCCAAAAAGTAATTTCACGTTTTATGTCGATCAG atAATGAGTAAATGCACGGATGTATTTGAGACATGTAGATGGAATGACGATGAATTTGAATGctgtgattattttttaaaaatcgatacAGAACTTGGTGCATGCTACgcaataaatacaattcaatcaCG AACATCAAATCCAAAGAAATATCCATTAATATCAAATCGAATTCAAGGACCAGGTACACTCAAAATTGAGATTAAAACTCGAGCTAat atatttatgtTAAACGAAGAAGAAGTACCAACATTAAGTACACTTCAAATggcatattttgaaatattacctAATGAACATATTCGCCGATATATTGCTGTTCAAGAAATTGAGAATGAAAAAGCT gtgAAAGATGTTGctattgaaaatagaaaatgtcgTTACactgatgaaaattatttggatGTTTATGAATATTACAGTTACAGTGCATGCCTTGTTCAATGTCGTAAAGATGCCCATTTTAAAACATGTAATTGTACTCATCATTTAATGCCAAATACAg ATACGTCAAAGCAGTGTAATATTTCGGGTATTGAATGCTTAAACAACAATTTCAATCATTTGACTGTAGTCAAAGCGCATTGGTCAAAACGTGCAGGTTTAGTCTGTGATTGTTTGCCAAGTTGTACAGAAACTGAATTGTATGTTGTTAAAGATGAAAAATTTAG CTCCAATGAAAATTCAGTTGTTGAATTTTCACTAGCAAAATTACCAACTGAAAGATATAAACGTCGTGTTGTACGTGGAAGACTCGATTTAGTTG TATCAATGGGTGGTACAGCAGCGTTATTTGTTGGTGCaagtattttaagttttattgaattgatttattacataacaataagattaattgaatttaaaggcAAACGTTATTGA